From Nymphaea colorata isolate Beijing-Zhang1983 chromosome 6, ASM883128v2, whole genome shotgun sequence, a single genomic window includes:
- the LOC116256368 gene encoding protein QUIRKY, with translation MTTRKLIVDVVGAYDLLPKDGVGTSSPYVVADFDGQRRRTQTKFRDLNPTWDETLEFIVTDPASMAAEDLEVEVYNDKKTGNGRKNHFLGRVRIPGSQFVEKGKEALVYFPLERKSLFSSIKGELGLRIYYVDEPNPEPAPPDNPPPPPADTEKQDPPPPPAEPDVVPSANAVPEEAPPPPNPVPVDQTTPGEVSPPGPPPQQPPPAPEAPQPVPTTVHMRAARAPMAMNGEFAPKVLRKSSAFPPEKELMPAYDLVEPMLYLFVRIVKARGIAGGSADAHVKIRAGGHCERIGRALPNKAGDVSCQPEWHQVFAFDRDRLDLSGSAAATLEISIWSSAGVFLGGVCFDLSEVPLRIPPDSPLAPQWYRLDGNETVSGDLMLAVWIGTQADDAFPEAWQSDAPFVHHSRSKVYHSPKLWYLRVAIIEAHDLNLSSSPPPKEIRVKIQLGFQSVRSRPGRITHSSILWREDLMLVAGEPLEDSIILLVEDRSSKEASLLGHISIPLTTIEQRIDESRIVPSKWFNLESNGGSDGAGGRIHLRLCLEGGYHVLDEAAHLCSDFRPTAKQLWKPPIGTLELGILGARALLPMKTKGGRKGSTDAYCVAKYGRKWVRTRTITDSFEPRWNEQYTWEVYDPSTVLTLGVFDNWRMFGDSVAEGKPDYRMGKVRIRLSMLESNRVYTNSYPLLVLLRSGVKKMGEIELAVRFCCPSLIDMCSVYGQPLLPRMHYLYPIGVAQQDQLRGAAMKMVAAWFGRSEPPLGPEVVQYMLDTDSHVWSIRRSKANWFRIMNVLTWVVGLARWVEDICRWRNRVTTILVHVLFLVLVWYPELLIPTLLFYVFLMGAWYYRFRPKIPAGMDIRLSQAEAVDPDELDEEFDGVPTSKPPEIVRIRYDRLRTLAARIQTVLGDFATQGERFQALLSWRDPRATRLCIWICLLVAIVLYVVPAKMVAVAGGFYLLRHPMFRDPMPPAFLNFFRRLPSLSERLM, from the coding sequence ATGACAACCAGGAAGCTGATCGTGGACGTGGTCGGCGCCTACGATCTGCTGCCGAAGGATGGCGTCGGCACCTCCAGCCCCTACGTCGTCGCCGACTTCGACGGCCAGAGGAGGCGCACACAGACCAAGTTCCGCGACCTCAATCCCACATGGGATGAGACCCTCGAGTTCATCGTCACTGATCCGGCCTCCATGGCCGCCGAGGACCTCGAGGTCGAGGTTTACAATGACAAGAAGACAGGCAATGGGCGGAAAAATCACTTCCTCGGACGTGTCCGGATCCCCGGCAGCCAGTTCGTTGAGAAGGGGAAGGAGGCGTTGGTCTACTTTCCGCTAGAGAGGAAGAGTTTATTCAGCTCCATCAAGGGGGAGCTGGGCTTGAGGATTTACTATGTGGACGAGCCCAATCCGGAGCCGGCACCTCCTGACaacccaccaccaccaccggcGGATACGGAGAAGCAAGATCCGCCGCCACCACCAGCGGAACCGGATGTGGTGCCGAGTGCGAACGCGGTACCCGAGGAGGCACCGCCGCCGCCGAATCCAGTTCCAGTTGATCAGACAACTCCTGGGGAGGTAAGTCCCCCTGGACCCCCTCCCCAGCAACCCCCGCCGGCACCAGAAGCCCCACAACCGGTTCCAACAACGGTACATATGCGGGCGGCGAGGGCGCCAATGGCGATGAACGGTGAATTCGCGCCAAAGGTGCTACGAAAATCCTCCGCTTTCCCGCCCGAAAAGGAGCTTATGCCGGCGTACGACCTCGTGGAGCCGATGCTGTATCTCTTCGTAAGAATCGTGAAAGCTCGTGGGATCGCCGGCGGCTCCGCTGATGCCCACGTAAAGATCAGGGCTGGCGGGCACTGCGAGCGGATCGGACGGGCATTGCCAAACAAAGCAGGGGATGTCTCCTGCCAGCCCGAATGGCACCAGGTGTTCGCCTTCGACCGCGACCGGCTCGATCTCTCCGGTAGCGCGGCGGCGACGCTGGAGATCTCCATATGGAGCTCGGCTGGCGTCTTCCTTGGCGGCGTCTGTTTCGACTTATCCGAAGTTCCCTTGCGCATTCCGCCTGATAGTCCATTGGCGCCGCAGTGGTACCGCCTAGATGGGAACGAAACGGTCTCCGGCGACCTCATGCTCGCCGTGTGGATCGGAACGCAGGCCGACGACGCCTTTCCGGAAGCCTGGCAATCTGACGCTCCATTTGTTCACCATAGTCGATCAAAGGTGTACCACTCTCCCAAACTCTGGTACCTCAGAGTCGCCATCATTGAAGCTCATGATTtgaatctttcttcttcaccaccACCAAAAGAAATTCGGGTGAAAATCCAATTGGGCTTTCAGTCAGTGAGAAGCAGACCGGGAAGGATCACCCATAGCTCGATTTTGTGGAGAGAAGATCTCATGCTGGTCGCAGGAGAGCCGCTGGAAGATTCGATAATCCTTCTTGTAGAAGATCGCTCCTCCAAAGAAGCTTCTCTTCTTGGCCATATTAGTATTCCGTTGACAACCATTGAGCAAAGGATCGATGAATCTCGGATTGTTCCATCAAAATGGTTCAACCTCGAAAGCAACGGCGGCAGCGACGGTGCTGGTGGCCGAATTCATCTCCGCCTGTGCCTCGAAGGAGGATACCACGTGCTCGACGAGGCCGCTCACCTCTGCAGTGACTTCCGGCCGACTGCCAAGCAGCTATGGAAGCCACCCATCGGCACGCTAGAACTTGGGATCCTTGGCGCACGAGCTCTGCTGCCCATGAAGACGAAGGGCGGACGCAAAGGATCGACAGATGCTTACTGCGTGGCCAAGTATGGGAGAAAATGGGTTCGGACTAGGACGATTACTGACAGCTTCGAGCCGAGATGGAACGAACAATACACATGGGAAGTCTACGATCCTAGCACGGTGCTGACTCTCGGCGTATTCGATAACTGGCGCATGTTCGGCGACTCGGTGGCCGAAGGGAAGCCAGATTACCGCATGGGCAAGGTCCGAATTCGCCTGTCCATGCTGGAGAGCAACAGAGTGTACACCAATTCGTATCCTCTGTTGGTCCTCCTGAGGTCTGGAGTGAAGAAGATGGGGGAGATAGAGTTGGCAGTGAGGTTTTGCTGCCCATCTCTGATAGATATGTGCTCTGTTTATGGCCAACCCCTGCTTCCCCGCATGCACTATCTCTACCCCATTGGCGTGGCGCAGCAGGATCAGCTCAGAGGAGCAGCAATGAAGATGGTGGCGGCGTGGTTTGGGAGGTCAGAGCCACCACTGGGGCCAGAGGTGGTTCAGTACATGCTTGATACTGATTCACATGTTTGGAGTATTAGAAGAAGCAAGGCAAACTGGTTTAGGATCATGAATGTGCTTACCTGGGTCGTTGGATTGGCGAGGTGGGTGGAGGATATCTGCCGGTGGAGGAACCGGGTGACCACCATTCTGGTGCATGTTTTGTTCCTGGTGTTGGTTTGGTATCCGGAGCTGTTGATACCGACATTGCTGTTCTATGTTTTCCTAATGGGGGCATGGTACTACAGATTTAGGCCAAAAATTCCGGCCGGTATGGATATCCGGCTATCCCAGGCAGAAGCCGTCGACCCTGATGAGCTCGATGAAGAGTTTGATGGAGTTCCTACGTCAAAGCCACCGGAGATTGTGAGAATCCGGTATGATAGACTCAGGACATTGGCAGCAAGGATACAGACTGTATTAGGGGATTTTGCTACGCAAGGGGAGAGGTTCCAGGCATTATTGAGTTGGAGAGATCCAAGAGCAACTAGACTCTGCATTTGGATATGCCTGCTGGTGGCAATTGTGCTTTACGTAGTCCCTGCAAAGATGGTGGCTGTAGCTGGAGGGTTCTACTTGTTGAGACACCCAATGTTCAGGGATCCCATGCCGCCAGCCTTCCTGAACTTCTTCCGGCGGTTGCCAAGCTTGTCAGAGCGCTTGATGTAA
- the LOC116256236 gene encoding pectate lyase-like gives MEGLVRQIALPLILVAVIAISTADAHIAHHDDYWTQRAEEARQAALDTYHAEPFNITDQFNAAVHEHEEAENSTRRHLAKYTGECVATNPIDRCWRCDKFWHLNRKKLANCALGFGRKAFGGKRGKIYVVTDPSDDDLVNPKPGTLRYAAIQDRPLWIIFARDMIIRLSEELLINSNKTIDGRGANVHIAYGAGLTIQFVKHVIIHGLHIHDIKAGNGGMIRDSETHFGLRTRSDGDGISIFGASNVWIDHNSMSNCMDGLVDAVEGSTGITISNNHFTNHNEVSLMGASDSYSPDSIMQVTFAFNHFGRGLVQRMPRCRWGFFHVVNNDYTHWQMYAVGGSQHPTIISEGNRYIAPELDYAKEVTKRDYAPENVWSKWIWSSQQDYFLNGAFFRASGPTFKNRYSKAQKITAKNGTFVGRLTRFAGALNCKPMVKC, from the exons ATGGAAGGTTTGGTCCGCCAGATCGCCCTACCACTGATCTTGGTCGCAGTCATCGCGATATCAACAGCCGATGCCCACATCGCTCACCATGACGACTACTGGACCCAGCGAGCCGAGGAGGCCCGGCAAGCCGCGCTTGACACCTACCACGCTGAGCCCTTTAACATCACCGATCAGTTCAACGCGGCCGTCCACGa GCATGAGGAAGCTGAGAATAGCACGAGGCGGCACCTGGCAAAGTACACGGGTGAGTGCGTGGCCACGAACCCGATCGACCGGTGCTGGAGGTGCGACAAGTTCTGGCACCTGAACCGGAAGAAGCTCGCCAACTGCGCCCTAGGGTTCGGCCGGAAGGCGTTCGGCGGGAAGCGCGGAAAGATCTACGTCGTCACCGACCCGTCCGACGACGACCTGGTGAACCCCAAGCCCGGCACGCTCCGGTACGCCGCGATCCAAGACCGGCCGCTGTGGATCATTTTTGCCCGCGACATGATCATCCGTCTCAGCGAAGAACTCctcatcaacagcaacaagacCATCGACGGCAGGGGCGCCAACGTGCACATCGCGTACGGCGCCGGCCTCACCATCCAGTTCGTCAAGCATGTCATCATCCATGGCCTCCACATCCATGACATCAAGGCCGGAAATGGCGGGATGATCAGGGACTCCGAGACCCATTTCGGGCTGAGGACGAGGAGCGACGGCGATGGCATCTCCATCTTTGGAGCTAGCAACGTTTGGATCGACCATAACTCCATGTCCAACTGCATGGATGGCCTTGTTGACGCCGTTGAAGGGTCCACGGGCATCACCATCTCCAACAATCACTTCACCAACCATAATGAG GTGAGTCTCATGGGTGCAAGTGACAGCTACTCACCAGATTCCATCATGCAAGTAACCTTTGCATTCAACCACTTCGGAAGAGGCCTTGTGCAGCGCATGCCCAG GTGCCGGTGGGGATTCTTTCATGTGGTGAACAATGACTACACCCACTGGCAGATGTATGCAGTTGGTGGAAGCCAGCACCCAACAATCATAAGTGAAGGCAATCGCTACATTGCCCCAGAGCTTGATTATGCCAAGGAG GTGACGAAGAGGGACTATGCTCCAGAGAACGTTTGGAGCAAGTGGATATGGAGCTCGCAGCAGGACTACTTTTTGAACGGAGCGTTCTTTAGGGCTTCAGGGCCGACGTTCAAGAACCGTTACTCCAAGGCTCAAAAGATCACGGCCAAGAACGGCACATTTGTCGGCAGGCTCACACGCTTCGCCGGCGCACTCAACTGCAAACCTATGGTGAAATGTTGA
- the LOC116256685 gene encoding uncharacterized protein LOC116256685, protein MSRGPAAFIAVQCYQCSTMQVKQEKKSSNKWRCVICNERQSVRKVFARSFLAKDVRGFVQVANAARQRSESASFWPESDSQASAVVGERISLERTLPGKTRKRNDWSEYLEPEEDDDDANGGGMLEPGFVTELPKETMRKPKRKFPSPFCGVKEDHPPSSSSETGRRPATRYGRDAQNTEDGLSKTKDASKWSEYLDVEEDSNDGSSEKLLPNHGGGWNYGGAFETHIDGEKVEEDIHPDFM, encoded by the exons ATGTCGCGTGGGCCTGCTGCTTTCATAGCCGTGCAGTGCTACCAATGCTCAACTATGCAG GTGAAGCAGGAGAAGAAGAGCAGCAACAAGTGGAGGTGCGTGATCTGCAACGAGAGGCAGTCGGTTAGGAAGGTCTTCGCGCGGTCGTTCCTCGCGAAGGACGTCCGAGGGTTCGTGCAGGTGGCGAACGCGGCTAGGCAGCGGTCGGAATCCGCATCCTTCTGGCCGGAAAGCGACTCTCAGGCTTCTGCTGTAGTTGGTGAGCGCATCTCTCTGGAGCGTACTTTGCCGGGGAAGACGAGGAAGCGGAATGACTGGTCTGAGTACCTTGAACCCGAAGAAGATGACGACGACGCCAACGGAG GTGGTATGTTAGAGCCAGGCTTTGTCACTGAGCTTCCAAAGGAGACGATGAGGAAGCCCAAGAGGAAATTTCCTTCTCCATTTTGTGGCGTAAAAGAAGATCATCCACCTTCCTCTTCAAGTGAAACTGGACGAAGACCTGCGACTCGCTATG GTCGAGATGCACAGAATACTGAAGATGGTTTGAGCAAGACGAAGGATGCGTCTAAATGGAGCGAGTATTTGGACGTTGAAGAAGATTCAAATGATGGTAGTTCAGAAAAACTTTTGCCAAACCATGGTGGTGGGTGGAACTACGGAGGGGCTTTTGAAACTCACATTGATGGCGAGAAGGTTGAGGAAGACATTCACCCTGACTTCATGTGA
- the LOC116256748 gene encoding isochorismate synthase 1, chloroplastic: MATRQISSPAIPRPGSRRLHASPAAALRRNSIPTTIRSFSRWSLCMNGSKAAGSGRDCRIPVDIRQTRTFRAVRTPAEALEQLRAVVLELSSNPPSSPSGVIRLEVPIQQQVDAVSWLHSQPVVPCFYFSGRSSRDKINAFDVYNGVNGEYKNVGEKSIISVAGVGSAVYFQQPTPFSLEDWWCIRRFLYKECPLVRAYGAMRFDPSTNVSFEWQSFGSFYFIIPQQVEINELKGSSILATTIAWDESLLWSWEKAMGSIQATLSQISSSISEFGKEEPAVVLGVNHMPDKASWEVAVRNALKAINSTGFNSKLHKVVLARSSRVHTNASIDPLHLLASLQKEGRHFYQFCIRPPQSPAFIGNTPEQLFHRLHLSVSSEAVAGTRPRGKFLEEDIQIEHDFLLSPKDHLEFEIVRETIRRKLEMICDQVIVEPEKMILKLPRVQHLCARILGKLRSEEDEFDVLSHLHPTPAVCGFPTDEARQFIEETEIFDRGMYAGPVGWFGGRETEFAVGIRSGLVDKGLGALIYAGAGIVKGTVPSMEWEELELKASQLLKFLGVNTLTTSYQKMDIGIRRA; this comes from the exons ATGGCCACGCGCCAAATTTCATCTCCTGCGATTCCCCGCCCCGGCTCCCGCCGCCTCCATGCCTCGCCGGCCGCGGCCCTTCGCCGGAATTCCATTCCAACTACGATA AGGAGTTTCTCCCGGTGGTCCCTCTGTATGAACGGCTCGAAGGCGGCAGGGTCCGGCAGGGATTGCAGAATTCCGGTAGACATACGGCAGACTCGCACCTTTCGGGCGGTGCGCACTCCAGCAGAGGCCCTGGAGCAGCTGAGAGCGGTGGTTCTGGAGCTGAGCTCCAATCCTCCGTCCTCCCCTTCCGGCGTCATCCGGCTCGAG GTGCCTATTCAACAACAGGTAGATGCCGTTAGCTGGTTGCATTCACAACCTGTGGTTCCTTGTTTTTACTTCTCCGGTAGGAGTTCAAGGGATAAAATTAATGCTTTTGATGTATACAATGGAGTTAATGGTGAATATAAGAACGTTGGAGAAAAGAGTATTATTAGTGTTGCTGGGGTAGGTTCCGCGGTTTACTTTCAACAGCCAACTCCTTTTTCATTGGAAGATTGGTGGTGCATACGGAG GTTCCTTTACAAGGAGTGCCCCTTAGTTCGTGCCTATGGAGCTATGCGGTTTGATCCATCCACGAATGTGTCTTTTGAGTGGCAATCCTTTGGTTCATTCTACTTCATCATTCCACAG CAGGTCGAGATCAATGAACTCAAAGGCAGTTCTATCTTGGCAACCACAATCGCATGGGATGAGTCCCTTCTTTGGTCTTGGGAGAAGGCCATGGGCTCCATTCAAGCAACCTTGTCCCAG ATCTCATCTTCCATTTCAGAATTCGGTAAAGAAGAGCCGGCTGTTGTCCTAGGCGTAAATCACATGCCGGATAAGGCTTCCTGGGAAGTGGCTGTTAGAAATGCACTGAAAGCAATAAACAGTACAGGCTTCAATTCCAAGCTTCATAAg GTTGTCCTTGCAAGGAGTAGCAGGGTTCATACTAATGCTTCTATTGACCCTTTGCATTTGTTAGCTAGCCTGCAG AAAGAAGGTCGACATTTCTATCAGTTCTGCATCCGGCCACCTCAATCACCAGCATTTATTGGAAACACG CCTGAACAATTGTTTCACAGACTTCATCTTAGTGTTTCAAGTGAGGCTGTTGCTGGAACACGGCCAAGGGGCAAATTTCTGGAAGAGGACATTCAAATTGAACATGATTTTCTTCTCAG TCCAAAAGATCATCTCGAGTTTGAGATAGTCAGAGAGACCATAAGAAGAAAGCTAGAG ATGATATGCGACCAAGTCATAGTTGAACCAGAAAAAATGATCTTGAAACTACCGAGGGTGCAGCATCTATGTGCCCGTATCCTGGGTAAACTAAGAAGTGAAGAAGATGAA TTTGATGTCCTCTCTCACCTTCATCCTACTCCAGCTGTATGTGGATTTCCTACAGATGAGGCACGGCAATTTATAGAAGAAACTG AAATATTTGACCGGGGAATGTATGCTGGGCCAGTTGGGTGGTTTGGAGGAAGAGAAACTGAGTTTGCTGTTGGAATTAGGTCTGGCTTAGTGGACAAG GGTCTGGGAGCATTAATTTATGCAGGTGCTGGAATAGTTAAAGGGACAGTTCCATCTATggagtgggaggaacttgaacTGAAGGCATCACAG CTTTTGAAGTTTCTTGGGGTGAACACCTTGACCACTAGCTACCAAAAAATGGACATTGGCATTAGAAGAGCATAA
- the LOC116256499 gene encoding mitochondrial outer membrane protein porin of 36 kDa-like: protein MVKGPGLYSDIGKKARDLLYKDYNSDLKFTLTTYSSTGVAIASTGTKKGELYLADINTQLKNKNVTTDIKVDTSSKLHTTITVDEPAPGLKAIFSFVVPDQKSGKVELQYMHEYAGINTSIGLTASPLVNFAGVIGTNNVALGADLAFDSATGNFTKYNAALSYSSSDLIASLTLTDKGDTLNASYCHTVNPLTSTAVGAELSHVISNNVNTLTIGAQHAVDPLTLVKTRLNNYGKASVLVQHEWRPKSFFTVSGEVDARDLEKGTKVGLSLALKP from the exons ATGGTGAAGGGTCCTGGTCTCTACTCCGATATCGGGAAGAAGGCCAGAG ATCTTCTTTACAAGGATTATAATAGCGATCTGAAGTTCACTCTCACTACCTACTCATCGACGGGCGTT GCAATTGCATCAACAGGGACAAAGAAAGGGGAATTATACTTGGCGGATATCAACACTCAGCTGAAGAATAAGAATGTCACAACTGATATCAAGGTGGATACAAGCTCGAAG CTTCATACAACTATAACTGTTGATGAACCGGCACCAGGTCTGAAGGCTATTTTTAGCTTTGTCGTTCCAGATCAGAAATCTGGCAAG GTTGAACTCCAATACATGCATGAGTATGCAGGGATCAACACGAGCATTGGCTTGACTGCAAGTCCTCTTGTTAACTTTGCAGGAGTCATTGGAACGAATAATGTTGCCCTTGGAGCTGACCTTGCatttgatagtgcaactgggaaCTTCACAAAGTATAATGCTGCGTTGAGCTACTCTAGTTCCGATCTCATTGCATCCTTGACTTT GACTGACAAGGGAGATACCTTGAACGCTTCCTATTGCCACACTGTGAACCCTCTAACAAGCACTGCAGTGGGAGCGGAGCTTTCTCACGTCATCTCCAACAATGTGAACACCCTGACAATCGGTGCTCAGCATGCGGTAGACCCACTAACACTGGTGAAGACCCGGTTGAACAACTATGGCAAAGCTAGCGTACTCGTCCAGCATGAGTGGAGGCCCAAGTCATTTTTCACAGTTTCCGGCGAGGTGGATGCGAGAGACCTTGAAAAGGGCACCAAGGTTGGTCTTTCCCTAGCTCTCAAACCATGA